Proteins encoded by one window of Cryptosporangium minutisporangium:
- the mqnC gene encoding cyclic dehypoxanthinyl futalosine synthase, with the protein MTGNAATAAILQRAADGGRISPEEALLLYTDAPLHALGEAADTVRRRMYGDIAHIATYIIDRNINYTNVCVTACKFCAFYRAPKHKEGWSHDLDEILRRCDEAVKLGATQIMLQGGHHPEYGVEYYETVFGAIKREFPSLTLHSLGASEVEHMSKVSGVPIEESITRIHAAGLDSFAGAGAEILVERPRKAIAPLKESGERWLEVMETAHRLGVESTATFMMGTGETNAERIEHMRMIRDVQDRTGGFRSFIPWTYQPENNHLKGRTQATSLEYLRLVAVARLFFDNVRHLQGSWLTTGKDIGQLTLHYGADDLGSVMLEENVVSSAGAKHRSNRTELIHLMRSAGRTPAQRDTLYNHLIVHDDPANDPSDEHIVSHFASTALPGGGVGRNLPLVEAS; encoded by the coding sequence GTGACCGGAAACGCTGCCACTGCCGCCATCCTCCAGCGCGCCGCCGACGGCGGCCGGATCTCGCCGGAGGAGGCGTTGCTGCTGTACACCGACGCGCCACTGCACGCGCTCGGCGAGGCGGCCGACACGGTGCGGCGCCGGATGTATGGCGATATCGCCCACATCGCGACGTACATCATCGATCGGAACATCAACTACACGAACGTCTGCGTCACCGCGTGCAAGTTCTGCGCGTTCTACCGCGCGCCCAAGCACAAGGAAGGCTGGTCGCACGATCTCGACGAGATCCTGCGCCGGTGCGACGAGGCCGTGAAGCTCGGTGCGACGCAGATCATGCTCCAGGGCGGCCACCACCCGGAGTACGGCGTCGAGTACTACGAGACGGTGTTCGGCGCGATCAAGCGTGAGTTCCCGTCGCTGACGCTGCACTCGCTCGGTGCCTCCGAGGTCGAGCACATGTCGAAGGTCTCCGGCGTTCCGATCGAGGAATCGATCACCCGGATCCACGCGGCCGGTCTCGACTCGTTCGCCGGCGCCGGCGCCGAGATCCTGGTGGAGCGGCCGCGGAAGGCGATCGCGCCGCTGAAGGAGTCCGGTGAGCGCTGGCTCGAGGTGATGGAGACCGCGCACCGGCTCGGCGTCGAATCGACCGCGACGTTCATGATGGGGACCGGCGAGACCAACGCCGAGCGCATCGAGCACATGCGGATGATCCGTGACGTGCAGGACCGCACCGGCGGGTTCCGCTCGTTCATCCCGTGGACCTACCAGCCCGAGAACAACCATCTCAAGGGGCGCACGCAGGCCACCAGCCTCGAGTACCTGCGGCTCGTCGCCGTCGCCCGGTTGTTCTTCGACAACGTCCGCCACCTGCAGGGTTCCTGGCTCACCACGGGCAAGGACATCGGTCAGCTCACGCTGCACTACGGCGCGGACGACTTGGGTTCGGTCATGCTCGAGGAGAACGTGGTCTCCAGCGCCGGCGCGAAGCACCGGTCGAACCGCACCGAGCTGATCCACCTGATGCGCAGCGCCGGGCGGACGCCGGCCCAGCGCGACACGCTCTACAACCACCTGATCGTCCACGACGACCCGGCGAACGACCCGAGCGACGAGCACATCGTGTCCCACTTCGCGTCGACCGCCCTGCCCGGCGGCGGCGTCGGCCGCAACCTGCCGCTGGTCGAAGCCTCCTAG
- a CDS encoding MerR family transcriptional regulator — MTAGAVARRLGVAVTTLRTWDQRYGLGPSEHEAGRHRRYSAEDVRRLEMMRRLTFQGVSPADAARTALAANPGELAEPAPRPGGRVPSRRVMPVGLAQAAARGLARAAGSMDSDAISEEIRTCLRTYGTVLTWSEVLVPVLTALGQRWQAGHGVVEIEHLLSWHISTELRLVVPGPAGPRRARSADEPVPALAPPRTLLAAVEEEQHTLPLEALAAALREARRGTRILGARVPTDAMVEAVRRTGPSVVVLWSQVPETADPTVFGRLAGLGRPLRMIAAGPGWLGARRRLPAGVAQPTSLVEAVEGVLAALGGPSGSGASRDASRRLSR; from the coding sequence CTGACCGCGGGCGCGGTGGCCCGGCGGCTCGGCGTCGCGGTGACCACGCTCCGGACGTGGGATCAGCGGTACGGCCTCGGACCGAGTGAGCACGAGGCCGGCCGGCACCGGCGGTACTCCGCAGAGGACGTCCGGCGGCTGGAGATGATGCGGCGCCTGACGTTCCAGGGGGTTTCCCCGGCGGACGCCGCGCGTACGGCTCTGGCCGCCAACCCGGGGGAGCTGGCCGAGCCCGCGCCCCGGCCGGGTGGACGCGTGCCGAGCCGGCGGGTGATGCCGGTCGGGCTCGCGCAGGCGGCAGCGCGTGGCCTGGCCAGGGCCGCGGGCAGCATGGACTCCGACGCGATCTCCGAGGAGATTCGCACCTGTCTGCGTACGTACGGCACGGTGCTGACGTGGAGCGAAGTGCTGGTTCCGGTGCTCACCGCGTTGGGCCAGCGGTGGCAGGCCGGTCACGGCGTCGTCGAGATCGAACACCTGCTGTCCTGGCACATCTCGACCGAGCTGCGGCTCGTCGTGCCCGGACCGGCGGGTCCTCGACGGGCTCGCTCGGCCGACGAGCCGGTGCCCGCGCTCGCGCCGCCCCGGACGCTGCTCGCCGCGGTGGAGGAGGAGCAGCACACGCTGCCGCTGGAGGCCCTGGCCGCCGCCCTGCGCGAGGCTCGGCGCGGAACCCGGATCCTGGGCGCCCGGGTGCCCACCGACGCGATGGTCGAGGCGGTGCGGCGTACCGGTCCGTCGGTGGTCGTGCTGTGGTCGCAGGTGCCGGAGACCGCGGACCCGACGGTGTTCGGGCGGCTGGCCGGGCTCGGGCGTCCGCTGCGGATGATCGCGGCCGGGCCCGGGTGGCTCGGAGCGCGACGGCGGCTGCCCGCGGGGGTGGCGCAGCCGACTTCGCTCGTCGAGGCGGTCGAAGGTGTGCTCGCCGCGCTGGGTGGTCCGAGCGGCAGCGGTGCTTCTCGAGATGCGAGTCGACGGCTCTCGCGGTAG